In Lysinibacillus sp. FSL M8-0337, the following proteins share a genomic window:
- the miaA gene encoding tRNA (adenosine(37)-N6)-dimethylallyltransferase MiaA, translated as MIENKIQQAEVVAIVGPTASGKTALSIELAKKYNGEIINGDSMQIYKGLDIGTAKITEEEMEGVPHHLLSFKEPTESFSVAEYQALVRSKISEIQARGKLPIIVGGSGLYVQAVLYDFQFTEEQVDDVARKAYYEELEKLGPEAMHAKLAALDPKTAETIHPNNTRRVIRALEMIELSGVSKASEEHNRGEIPLYRHLIIGLGQNMSREELYNRINLRVDVMMDKGLLQEVQGLWQQNIRGVQSIQAIGYKELYDYLDGRCTLEEAIENLKQNSRRYAKRQLTYFRNKMDIHFI; from the coding sequence ATGATAGAAAATAAAATACAGCAAGCAGAGGTCGTAGCTATTGTCGGACCAACAGCTTCAGGTAAAACAGCACTAAGCATTGAACTAGCCAAAAAGTACAATGGTGAAATTATTAATGGCGATTCCATGCAAATTTATAAAGGGTTAGATATTGGTACAGCGAAAATTACTGAAGAAGAGATGGAAGGTGTGCCACATCACTTATTAAGCTTCAAAGAGCCAACGGAATCCTTTTCAGTAGCGGAGTATCAAGCGTTAGTACGGTCTAAAATTAGTGAAATACAGGCACGTGGTAAGCTACCAATTATTGTTGGAGGATCTGGCCTATATGTACAAGCAGTCCTTTATGATTTTCAATTTACAGAGGAGCAGGTTGATGATGTAGCGCGTAAAGCTTATTATGAGGAGCTAGAAAAGTTAGGTCCAGAAGCTATGCATGCAAAGTTAGCAGCACTTGATCCAAAAACAGCTGAAACGATTCATCCAAACAATACAAGACGTGTAATTCGAGCGTTAGAAATGATTGAATTAAGTGGTGTTTCAAAGGCGTCAGAGGAACACAATCGAGGAGAAATCCCATTGTATCGCCACTTAATTATAGGGCTTGGTCAAAATATGTCCCGCGAAGAACTTTATAATCGCATCAATCTACGAGTAGATGTCATGATGGACAAAGGGCTACTGCAAGAAGTGCAGGGACTATGGCAGCAAAATATTCGTGGTGTACAGTCCATTCAAGCGATTGGCTATAAGGAATTGTATGATTACTTAGATGGTCGATGTACATTGGAAGAAGCAATCGAAAATTTAAAGCAAAATTCTCGACGCTATGCGAAAAGACAGTTGACTTATTTTCGCAATAAAATGGATATTCACTTTATTTGA
- a CDS encoding alpha/beta fold hydrolase, translating to MERYMKMSDGHFVFTRILTPTIPCKGHFHILHGMAEHSGRYVNFAQILCAAGYAVSMHDHRGHGETAGYNGTLGFFAEKNGFDRVVEDAHEVIMTIHDQFADVPLIVFGHSMGSFIARRYIQLYGTNVDNVILCGTGSVSTLHRIGHYVAQVFAMQRGKETESPLLNKLSFGSFNKQFPNPKTGYDWLCSVEQEVQKYMDDPYCGFIPSNQFFADLTAGFMVLNRKKEIEKIQKNLPILLISGSKDPVGDSGLGVYSVAEQFAAAGLQDVTVYLFEDKRHEILNEDNQQAVHQVLLRWLEKYDRK from the coding sequence ATGGAGCGTTATATGAAAATGTCAGATGGGCATTTTGTGTTTACACGCATATTGACGCCGACTATTCCCTGCAAAGGTCATTTTCATATTTTACATGGTATGGCAGAGCATAGCGGTCGTTACGTAAACTTTGCACAGATTCTTTGTGCGGCTGGTTATGCCGTGTCCATGCATGATCATCGCGGGCATGGGGAGACGGCAGGTTATAACGGTACATTAGGCTTTTTCGCTGAAAAAAATGGTTTTGATCGGGTTGTGGAAGATGCGCATGAAGTCATAATGACCATACATGACCAATTTGCAGATGTGCCATTAATCGTATTCGGGCATAGTATGGGGTCTTTTATTGCTAGAAGATATATTCAACTTTACGGAACTAATGTTGATAACGTTATTCTTTGTGGAACAGGTAGTGTTTCAACATTGCATAGGATAGGACATTATGTTGCGCAAGTATTCGCAATGCAGCGTGGTAAAGAAACCGAGAGCCCTTTATTAAATAAGTTGAGCTTTGGTAGCTTTAATAAGCAGTTTCCAAATCCTAAAACGGGATATGACTGGCTATGTTCGGTAGAGCAGGAAGTGCAAAAATATATGGACGACCCATATTGTGGCTTTATCCCAAGCAATCAATTTTTTGCTGACTTAACAGCTGGCTTTATGGTATTGAATCGAAAAAAAGAGATTGAAAAAATACAGAAAAACTTGCCGATTCTATTGATCAGTGGTAGCAAAGACCCTGTTGGTGATAGTGGTCTAGGTGTTTATTCCGTAGCTGAACAATTTGCAGCAGCAGGATTACAAGATGTTACAGTCTATTTATTTGAAGATAAACGACATGAAATTTTAAATGAAGACAATCAACAGGCGGTTCATCAAGTTTTATTACGGTGGTTAGAAAAGTATGATAGAAAATAA
- the mutL gene encoding DNA mismatch repair endonuclease MutL, which yields MGKIQIMDAWLSNRIAAGEVVERPASVVKELVENAIDAGSTSIDVFLLEAGLTSIQVIDNGSGMDEEDALISFSRHATSKIHQEHDLFRIRTLGFRGEALASIASVSKMTMLTSTGESGTYVELEGGHVTTQKPGPLRKGTDITVAQLFFNTPARLKYMKTIQTELGHTIDLMNRLALGNPQIAFRLLHNGQQLLQTNGRGDVQQVLAAIYGVHNAKKMVPFHGESHDYKVTGYVSLPEVTRASKNYMSLFVNGRWVKHYLVQKAIIDAYHTYLPIERFPIVALFIEGDPYLTDVNVHPAKHQIRLSKEPELLKLIEETIRGKIRDVMRVPLMEKKEKIAKPATEQLNMWKPVPQLDVEKMNAIVEKLYDAQTVQESSILPMEEPAPTVIEEHWQPIQPIETNQIEEASPNEHMDFLNEEPQIVESPIKEPKKEPFPALEVVGQIHGTYIVAQMEDGFYLIDQHAAQERIKYEFYREKVGQVNPNERQALLLPLTFHYAADEALILRENRQQLEAVGVFLEDFGQSSFVIREHPSWFPNGEEQDIIEELIEQVLTTKTADVKKMREAAAIMMSCKKSIKANHYLTKEQMVALLDDLRRADNPFTCPHGRPVLIHFTTYEVEKMFKRVM from the coding sequence ATGGGAAAAATTCAAATTATGGACGCGTGGCTTTCCAATAGAATTGCTGCGGGAGAAGTAGTAGAACGACCGGCATCTGTTGTTAAAGAACTAGTCGAGAATGCGATTGATGCTGGCAGTACGTCCATTGATGTTTTTTTACTGGAAGCGGGGCTCACTTCAATTCAAGTAATTGATAATGGTAGTGGGATGGATGAGGAAGATGCACTAATCTCTTTTTCACGCCATGCAACAAGTAAAATTCATCAGGAGCATGATTTATTTCGTATCCGTACGTTAGGATTTCGTGGGGAGGCATTAGCATCGATTGCATCGGTATCCAAAATGACAATGCTTACTTCAACTGGCGAATCAGGCACGTATGTAGAGTTAGAAGGGGGACATGTCACAACGCAAAAGCCCGGCCCTTTACGAAAAGGAACGGATATTACAGTGGCACAGCTATTTTTCAATACCCCTGCTCGTTTAAAATATATGAAAACGATACAAACCGAGCTTGGGCATACGATAGATCTAATGAATCGGCTAGCACTCGGTAATCCACAAATTGCCTTTCGATTGCTACATAACGGTCAGCAATTATTACAGACGAATGGACGAGGTGATGTACAGCAAGTCCTAGCCGCAATTTATGGCGTGCACAACGCAAAAAAAATGGTGCCATTTCACGGCGAGTCCCATGACTATAAGGTAACGGGTTATGTGTCTTTACCAGAGGTGACACGTGCTTCCAAAAATTATATGTCGCTGTTTGTGAATGGGCGTTGGGTCAAACATTATTTAGTGCAAAAGGCCATTATTGATGCCTATCATACGTATTTACCGATAGAACGATTTCCAATTGTAGCGCTCTTTATTGAAGGGGACCCTTATTTAACAGACGTCAATGTCCATCCAGCCAAACACCAGATTCGTTTAAGTAAAGAACCAGAGCTACTTAAATTGATTGAAGAAACGATACGTGGCAAAATTCGCGATGTTATGCGTGTTCCACTTATGGAGAAGAAGGAAAAGATTGCAAAACCTGCAACGGAACAGCTGAACATGTGGAAACCTGTACCACAACTTGATGTAGAAAAAATGAATGCTATCGTTGAAAAGCTTTATGATGCGCAAACTGTTCAGGAATCTAGCATATTACCGATGGAAGAACCTGCACCTACAGTGATAGAAGAGCACTGGCAACCAATTCAACCAATCGAAACCAATCAAATAGAAGAAGCGTCACCAAACGAGCATATGGACTTTTTAAATGAGGAGCCTCAAATAGTAGAATCTCCAATCAAAGAGCCTAAAAAAGAACCATTTCCTGCGCTTGAAGTAGTAGGACAAATACATGGCACTTATATTGTTGCGCAAATGGAGGACGGTTTTTATTTAATCGACCAGCATGCAGCGCAAGAACGTATTAAATATGAGTTTTACCGTGAAAAAGTAGGACAAGTAAATCCTAATGAACGGCAAGCGTTATTACTGCCATTGACCTTCCATTATGCAGCAGACGAGGCACTGATTCTGCGTGAAAATAGACAGCAGCTAGAGGCCGTTGGTGTGTTTTTAGAGGATTTTGGACAGTCATCATTTGTTATTCGTGAGCATCCTAGCTGGTTTCCGAATGGTGAGGAACAGGACATCATTGAGGAGTTAATCGAGCAAGTATTGACCACAAAAACAGCAGATGTCAAAAAAATGCGTGAGGCGGCAGCCATTATGATGAGCTGTAAAAAGTCTATTAAGGCCAATCATTATTTGACGAAAGAGCAAATGGTTGCGTTATTAGATGATTTACGTAGAGCGGATAATCCGTTTACTTGTCCACATGGTCGGCCGGTGTTAATCCATTTTACAACCTATGAAGTGGAAAAAATGTTTAAACGGGTAATGTAA
- a CDS encoding rhodanese-like domain-containing protein: protein MKSMDTTQLLERLDANEDLYIIDVREDDEVAQGVIPGAQHIALGTIPERLGELDTTKPYIIVCKAGGRSANACAYLEAQGFDVTNLEGGMLAYDGELEFK from the coding sequence ATGAAATCGATGGATACAACACAATTATTAGAACGATTAGATGCAAACGAAGACCTTTACATTATTGATGTGCGAGAAGACGATGAAGTAGCACAAGGTGTTATCCCTGGTGCGCAACATATTGCACTTGGGACAATCCCTGAGCGTTTGGGTGAATTAGATACGACTAAACCATATATTATCGTTTGTAAAGCAGGTGGACGTTCCGCAAATGCTTGTGCATACTTAGAAGCACAAGGCTTTGACGTAACAAACCTTGAAGGTGGCATGCTTGCTTATGATGGAGAATTAGAATTTAAATAA
- the hfq gene encoding RNA chaperone Hfq, with amino-acid sequence MKSINLQDTFLNHLRKNSVFVTVFLLNGFQLKGTVKSYDNFTVLLVDAESKQHLIYKHAISTFVPAKQVEFLEVEE; translated from the coding sequence ATGAAATCAATCAATTTGCAAGATACGTTTTTGAACCATCTACGTAAAAACAGTGTTTTTGTAACTGTGTTTCTGTTAAACGGGTTCCAGTTAAAAGGAACTGTGAAATCCTATGATAACTTTACAGTATTATTAGTAGATGCTGAAAGTAAACAGCATCTCATTTACAAACACGCAATTTCTACATTCGTTCCAGCAAAGCAAGTCGAATTTTTAGAGGTAGAAGAATAA
- the glpK gene encoding glycerol kinase GlpK, translating into MGEFILAIDQGTTSSRAILFNHKGEIVHVAQKEFQQYFPKAGWVEHNANEIWGSVLAVIAAVLTESGHEASEVHAIGITNQRETTVVWDKQTGQPVYNAIVWQSRQTQDIVTALKEQGHESVFQQKTGLRLDPYFSATKIKWILDNVDGAREKAEQGDLLFGTIDSWIVWRLSKGRAHITDYSNAARTLLYNIHELTWDAELCDLLNIPMSMLPEVKNSSEIYTKTAPSIFFGEEIPIAGIAGDQQAALFGQTCFAKGMAKNTYGTGCFMLLNTGDQAVHSENGLLTTIAWGIDGKVTYALEGSVFVAGSAIQWLRDGLRMIRTAKDSEKYATKVADTDGVYVVPAFVGLGTPYWDTDARGAIFGLTRGTSKEHFIRATLESLAYQTKDVLDAMEEAAGTPIEVLRVDGGAVSNGLLMQFQSDILQLKVELAKLNESTALGAAYLAGLATNFWPNKEALTALWVNGQTYQPKMTTEQSKDLYAGWQRAVEATRLFKS; encoded by the coding sequence ATGGGTGAATTTATTTTAGCAATCGATCAAGGAACAACAAGTTCAAGGGCGATATTATTTAATCATAAAGGTGAAATTGTCCATGTGGCACAAAAGGAATTTCAACAGTATTTTCCAAAGGCTGGCTGGGTTGAGCATAACGCCAATGAGATATGGGGTTCAGTACTCGCTGTTATCGCAGCTGTGTTAACAGAAAGTGGACATGAAGCAAGCGAAGTACACGCAATTGGCATTACAAATCAGCGAGAAACGACGGTTGTTTGGGATAAACAGACGGGGCAGCCTGTTTACAATGCAATCGTTTGGCAATCAAGGCAAACACAAGACATCGTGACAGCGTTGAAGGAACAAGGCCATGAAAGCGTGTTTCAGCAAAAAACAGGATTACGACTGGACCCTTATTTCTCCGCAACAAAAATTAAATGGATTTTAGATAATGTTGATGGTGCACGTGAAAAGGCAGAACAAGGCGATTTACTGTTCGGTACGATTGATTCGTGGATTGTTTGGCGATTATCAAAAGGAAGGGCACATATTACGGATTATTCAAATGCAGCAAGGACATTACTTTATAATATTCATGAACTAACATGGGACGCAGAACTTTGCGATCTTTTAAATATTCCGATGTCGATGTTGCCAGAAGTGAAAAACTCGTCAGAAATTTATACGAAAACGGCACCAAGTATATTTTTTGGTGAAGAAATTCCAATTGCAGGAATTGCCGGTGACCAGCAAGCCGCTCTTTTCGGTCAAACATGCTTTGCAAAAGGCATGGCTAAAAATACGTACGGTACGGGTTGTTTTATGTTATTAAATACGGGTGACCAAGCGGTACATTCTGAAAATGGTTTGTTGACAACGATTGCTTGGGGCATTGATGGTAAGGTGACCTATGCGTTAGAAGGCAGTGTCTTTGTGGCAGGATCAGCTATTCAGTGGTTGCGTGATGGGCTTCGTATGATTCGTACCGCAAAGGACTCTGAAAAATATGCGACAAAGGTAGCTGATACCGATGGTGTTTACGTAGTTCCTGCATTTGTAGGGTTAGGCACGCCATACTGGGATACCGATGCACGCGGGGCTATTTTTGGTTTAACGCGTGGTACTTCGAAAGAACATTTTATCCGCGCAACACTTGAATCACTAGCTTACCAGACGAAAGATGTGCTCGATGCAATGGAAGAAGCGGCGGGCACACCAATTGAAGTGTTACGGGTAGATGGTGGCGCTGTCAGTAATGGCCTATTAATGCAGTTCCAAAGTGATATTTTGCAGTTGAAGGTAGAGCTAGCAAAGCTTAATGAATCAACTGCGCTCGGTGCAGCCTATTTAGCTGGGCTAGCAACGAACTTTTGGCCAAATAAAGAGGCTTTAACAGCATTGTGGGTTAACGGGCAAACCTATCAACCTAAAATGACTACAGAGCAAAGTAAGGATTTATATGCGGGTTGGCAGAGAGCTGTGGAGGCTACACGTTTATTCAAATCATAG
- a CDS encoding glycerol-3-phosphate dehydrogenase/oxidase, giving the protein MFSFEHRPKIMDYLEQYSFDVLVIGGGITGAGIALDAASRGLSVALIDKQDFAAGTSSRSTKLIHGGLRYLKQFDVGVVAEVGREREIVYDNAVHVTTPEKMLLPLYKHGTLGPFTTSVALKVYDRLAGVKKQERRTMLSAQETATLEPLLKRDELVGGGYYVEYRTDDARLTIEVLKKAVEYGALCVNYTEMTEFLYSKKKLIGAKVKDHITGKTVEVHAAQIVNATGPWVDEVRQKDKQTDKKQLRLTKGVHIVLSQKDFPLQQALYFDIPDGRMAFAIPRDGKTYIGTTDTVYEGDPIHPTATQQDVDYLIEAAKTVFPSVEITRETIESSWAGVRPLIFEKGKNPSEISRKDEIWIASSGLMTIAGGKLTGYRQMAETIVDKIVKTHKFKHASPCMTRELSLSGAKGINAINFPDYTAYKAREGVQYGLNYDEAKHLVQKYGTNVDALFNQVKYLHEHGSTMPLALHAMLLYGIEAEMVYTPCDFFIRRTGLLYFDIDAVKRYKQQVVQVMQQRLHYSESQRNTYIAQLEQAILDATSFPNVEV; this is encoded by the coding sequence ATGTTTTCATTTGAGCATCGTCCTAAAATTATGGATTATTTAGAGCAATATAGCTTTGACGTATTAGTCATTGGAGGTGGCATTACGGGTGCGGGAATTGCACTTGATGCGGCATCCAGAGGCTTATCAGTTGCACTAATTGACAAGCAAGACTTTGCGGCTGGTACTTCTAGCCGTTCAACAAAGCTTATTCACGGAGGTCTTCGTTATTTAAAACAATTTGATGTAGGGGTAGTGGCAGAAGTTGGGCGTGAGCGTGAAATTGTTTATGACAATGCTGTTCATGTAACGACACCTGAAAAGATGCTGTTACCTTTATATAAGCATGGTACACTTGGACCGTTTACGACTTCGGTGGCGTTAAAGGTTTATGACAGACTAGCAGGTGTCAAAAAACAAGAACGTCGCACGATGCTAAGTGCACAAGAAACAGCCACACTAGAACCGCTTTTAAAGCGCGATGAGCTAGTTGGTGGTGGCTATTATGTAGAGTATCGGACAGACGATGCACGTTTAACAATTGAAGTGCTAAAAAAAGCGGTTGAATATGGCGCGCTTTGTGTAAACTATACAGAAATGACAGAGTTTTTATATAGCAAGAAAAAGCTGATTGGGGCAAAAGTAAAAGACCATATCACTGGAAAAACAGTGGAAGTACATGCTGCGCAAATCGTCAATGCTACTGGCCCTTGGGTAGATGAAGTACGTCAGAAGGATAAGCAAACAGATAAAAAACAATTACGTTTAACAAAAGGTGTCCATATCGTTCTTAGTCAAAAGGATTTCCCATTGCAACAAGCTTTATATTTCGATATTCCAGATGGTCGTATGGCTTTTGCCATTCCCCGTGATGGCAAAACATATATAGGAACAACAGATACAGTTTATGAAGGCGATCCAATACATCCTACTGCCACACAACAAGATGTAGATTATTTAATTGAGGCTGCTAAAACAGTATTCCCTTCAGTTGAAATTACAAGAGAAACCATAGAATCTTCTTGGGCAGGTGTTCGTCCGCTTATTTTTGAAAAAGGCAAAAATCCTTCAGAAATTTCGCGTAAAGATGAAATATGGATAGCATCAAGTGGTTTGATGACCATTGCAGGCGGCAAGCTAACAGGCTATCGTCAAATGGCTGAAACGATCGTTGATAAAATTGTGAAAACACATAAATTTAAGCATGCAAGTCCATGTATGACACGTGAGTTGTCGCTTTCTGGTGCAAAGGGCATTAATGCGATTAATTTCCCAGACTATACTGCCTATAAAGCAAGAGAAGGTGTTCAGTATGGACTGAATTATGATGAGGCGAAGCATTTAGTGCAAAAATACGGTACCAATGTTGACGCATTATTTAATCAGGTGAAATATTTACATGAGCATGGTAGTACAATGCCCCTCGCTTTACATGCGATGCTACTATACGGCATAGAAGCGGAAATGGTGTATACCCCTTGTGATTTCTTTATTCGTCGTACGGGCTTACTATACTTTGATATTGATGCAGTGAAACGTTATAAACAACAAGTAGTGCAAGTGATGCAGCAGCGTTTACACTATTCAGAGTCACAAAGAAATACCTATATTGCTCAATTAGAACAAGCGATTCTAGATGCGACAAGTTTTCCTAATGTGGAGGTGTAG